The genomic window GACTGTGCGTTTTCGCCGCCTTCCTGTCCGTGGATGTGCCCGCGCAGGTCGGCGAAGGCGCCGCGGCGGTCTCCACCATGCCCAGATGGTCCCGGCCGGCCAATCTGATCGGTGTCTACATCGCGGTGGCCGCGGTGGCGTACTATTCCCGGCGCGGCATGATCAGGGCGGAGCGTGCCGTGCTTCGGGAAAAAGCCCGCGCGGAAGACCTGCTGCTGAACATTCTTCCCAAGCCGATTGCGGATCGGCTTCAGCAGTCGCCGACCACCATTGCCGATGGATATCCCGCGGCAAGCGTTCTCTTTTCCGACTTGGTGGGATTCACCACGCTCAGCCAGGAGATGCCGCCGGAAGATTTGGTCCGCCTTCTGAACCGTATCTTCATCTCGTTTGATGAGCTGACGGACAAATTCGGATTGGAAAAAATCAAGACGATCGGAGATGCGTACATGCTCGCTTCCGGCCTCCCCACCGCGCGGGAGGATCATGCCGAGGCTGCCGCGGAGATGGCCATGGCGATGCTTGAAACGGTCGCTCTCTTGGGCGCTGAACTCCGCCGCTCCCTTCACATCCGGATCGGCATCAACTCCGGGCCGGTTGTCGCCGGCGTGATTGGGAAGAAGCGATTTATCTACGATCTGTGGGGCGACGCCGTGAACGTGGCCGCCCGGATGGAATCCCACGGCGTCCCCGGCGAGATCCACGTCTCCCACTCAACCTATGAGCTCCTCAAGGCAAAGTTCATCCTGGAGTCCCGTGGGCGCATCGAAGTGAAAGGCAAAGGCGCCATGGAAACGTACCTGCTGAAGGGAAGAAAGGAGGGGAATTGAAGGAGATCGGCGTAGGCGCGCCGGACTACGGCGCGCCCTTGGCCCAACGGATGCGGTCCAGGCCCGGGAAGTTCGGGCCGTAGTACATCATGCGGTAGAGGCGGACCACCTGGCCGGTGGCGGGTTCTTTCACCTCCGCGAGAAGAAGTTCGACAATCGTATCCTCCGCTCCGCTCGGTTTGAGCCAGACCGCGGTATTGGGTTTGGCGATGGAGGCGGCGCCGTATCGCTTCACGGCATCACCATAGAGGGATTTGATGGGCGGATCATCGAGCGTGGCGGCCTGTCCCGCGTCGTACGCCTTGGAGTAGAGAGCAAGCTTGCCGTCCACAAAGTAGAAACCGTGCGAAATGCTGCGCCCATCCTCCAATCGCGTATCCCAGTAGGCATATTTTGTCTGTACTCCGAGGATCTCGGTTTCGCCCCCATCGGTGAGCGGAGGGAGCTTCGCCTCCGCGGCCGGGGCGAGCATCCCCCAGGGAATCTGATAGAGGTTCCAACCTTTGAAAGCCGGCTCTTTCTTCGCGGCGGTCGCCGCCTGCGCGGACGCCGTGAACCGTGAATCGTGAATCGTGAATTGAAGGAGGAACAGAAAGCCGAGCGTTTGGGCCGCCCGGATTGCAACACGAAGGGGTGGGTTCCCTCTCGGTCTCACGGGTTCACGATTCACGGGGTCACGACTCCTGATAGATCGCCAGGCTTGCGAAGCTCACCACGGATCCGG from Nitrospirota bacterium includes these protein-coding regions:
- a CDS encoding adenylate/guanylate cyclase domain-containing protein; this encodes MSADRPSQPAVIRGGNPILAALARIVRIGIDDTVQPYEGKYIVLTNTLTLIALVIAIAYLPLTIAQGSRLPILLHVLLIPIYPMAFVFNRFRKHWLATTWIGLSSMAALAGLGLMMGVSSGIHYFILTHAVGSFILYSPRHEKAMWALALVGLCVFAAFLSVDVPAQVGEGAAAVSTMPRWSRPANLIGVYIAVAAVAYYSRRGMIRAERAVLREKARAEDLLLNILPKPIADRLQQSPTTIADGYPAASVLFSDLVGFTTLSQEMPPEDLVRLLNRIFISFDELTDKFGLEKIKTIGDAYMLASGLPTAREDHAEAAAEMAMAMLETVALLGAELRRSLHIRIGINSGPVVAGVIGKKRFIYDLWGDAVNVAARMESHGVPGEIHVSHSTYELLKAKFILESRGRIEVKGKGAMETYLLKGRKEGN